Below is a genomic region from Ferrovibrio sp. MS7.
CCGCCGTTATGGCCGTAGAGATCCCAATCCTGAATCTTGCCCGACATCACGCCATAGCCGTAATGCTGCTCCAGCAGGCCCGTCGGGCGCCATTGCCGGCGCAGCATGGCGCGGCGGCTGGAGACCGACAGCAGGCTCCGCTTCGCCGCCGGATCTAGCTGCGAGAGGAAGCGCACGATATCGGCGGCGGTGCTGACAAAGCCGGTGGCCGGAGCCAGCGCATGGGTGGCATTGTCGCCCGGCACCACATGGCGCAAACCTGCCGGTGCGATGGCGCTGTGGCCGCGCGCCAGGCGCCAGCCGCGCCAGCGCGGCGGGCAATCCGGCAGGGTTTCTGCCAGGCCGGCGGCGGCGATCACCTCGCGCTGCATCCAGGCGCCATAGCTCTCGCCCGTCACCTGCTCGATCACCAGGCCAAGCAGGCCGAAGCCGTGGTTGGAATATTTGAACCGCGTACTGCCGGCCAGCACCGCCGGGCGCTTGAGGTCGGCGCGCAGTTCTTCCGCGTTCAGGAACGGCCGGCGGTCCAGCCATTGCCCGGCATCCCAGCCATCGCGGATCAGCCCGGCGCTGTGCGACAGCAATTCGGCCAGGGTCGCCTCGGCGATGCTCTTATGCAGGCCGGAAACATATTGGCCGGCGGTATCGTCGAGTTTCAGCTTGCCGCGCTCGCGCAGCAGCATGATGCCGGTCGCGGTGAAGCATTTGGAATGGGAAGCGACACGGAAACGGTGGCGCGTGGTCAGCGCCTCGCCGCTGGCCAGATCGGCATGGCCGAAGGCACCCTCCGCCACCAGCTTGCCGCGATGCGCGATGGCATAGGCGCAGCCCGGCTGGCGGTGCTGCCGCATCTGGAAATCCAGCCAGCGCGGAATGTAATCCAGCGCCGGTTTGAGCCACTTTTCCATGCTGCTTCCTGATCCTTAGTTACCGCTGAAATTCGGCGCGCGCTTTTCCATGAAATGCGCCACGCCTTCCTTGAAATCGGCACTCTTGAAACTGGCCAGCATCTCGGAATTGCCGATGGCGGTGGCCTCGCTGAGATTCTGGAATGCCGCCTCCCAGAGCTGGCGCTTCATCACCCGCATCGAGCGCGGCGACACCATGTCGGCCAGCTCGCGGGCATAGGCACGCACATCATCCTGCAACGCCTCGGGTTTGCACAAGCGGTCCACCAGCCCGATGCGCAGCGCCTCTGCCGCATCCACCTTGCGCGCCGAAAG
It encodes:
- a CDS encoding serine hydrolase domain-containing protein produces the protein MEKWLKPALDYIPRWLDFQMRQHRQPGCAYAIAHRGKLVAEGAFGHADLASGEALTTRHRFRVASHSKCFTATGIMLLRERGKLKLDDTAGQYVSGLHKSIAEATLAELLSHSAGLIRDGWDAGQWLDRRPFLNAEELRADLKRPAVLAGSTRFKYSNHGFGLLGLVIEQVTGESYGAWMQREVIAAAGLAETLPDCPPRWRGWRLARGHSAIAPAGLRHVVPGDNATHALAPATGFVSTAADIVRFLSQLDPAAKRSLLSVSSRRAMLRRQWRPTGLLEQHYGYGVMSGKIQDWDLYGHNGGFQGTLTRSFVLPEPGLAVSVLTNAGDGLSGPWADGIAHLLRAWARHGAPSRRVADWGGRWWTLFGAGDWLPMGNRVLVATPAWLNPLMDASEIVPSSRDEGRIEAAGYANHGEAVRRIRDGRGRVKEVQFAGFRLQSEAAAAREVAKRFKPVKAAKK